In Gossypium arboreum isolate Shixiya-1 chromosome 6, ASM2569848v2, whole genome shotgun sequence, the following are encoded in one genomic region:
- the LOC128293822 gene encoding uncharacterized protein LOC128293822 — protein MTYRKLYQSLYDAHAISSFHLKPLQPSYPKWYDANARCEYHAGIPGLLIKNCTSFKKAVERLIKMGVVKFNNTPNTENSLPNHSDQGVNAISEASERGIKKDVAEVRMPIKVMMPMKVIWEEMVTRGMLTSKMREEKQGTMVSSMRKKVMKFKIVKNSKPWCRALWTTKSYKFLKVALAKNNVTVPEEENIASTSKDVQVEGSHTQSGKRYDTVSVREEPTKSKNVSAEKEKVVELPVKDPVKDVEAKEFLKFLNHSEYSMVKQLRRQPARISVLVLLLSSEVHRNALLRVLNETYVTHDISVNKMDRLVNNGVGGRGSTKALHITTRCKGYTLPSVFVDNGSALNVLLLSTLNILPIDGSHMKTCQNVVRAFDGTERKVIGRIDIPLEIGLSIYEVDILVMDIKPSYNGLLGRPWIHLAGAVPSLLHQKLKLVTNRRLVTINTEEDIIATVTRKAPYVETNKEFIECSFRSLEFVNATFISEGSEPPVPKIARAMRIALQMMVGKGALPGRGLEKYLQGGTQIPELKEKKDRSGLGFKPDYKKSRKEVEKRQEGRRTRLNGKEVEWEPMTFPPISQAFISGGLLIEESHQINAIHDDELDQGNL, from the exons ATGACATATCGtaagctttatcaaagcttatacgatgcacatgctatTTCTTCTTTTCACTTGAAACCACTACAGCCctcatatcccaaatggtatgacgcaaacgcCAGATGCGAATATCATGCTGGAATACCGGGGCTTTTGATCAAAAACTGTACCAGTTTTAAGAAGGCCGTAGAGAGGCTTATTAAGATGGGGGTAGTGAAGTTCAACAATACCCCTAACACTGAAAATTCATTGCCAAATCATAgcgatcaaggagtgaatgccattagCGAAGCCAGTGAGAGAGGAATAAAGAAAGATGTTGCTGAGGTGAGGATGCCTATAAAGGTGATGATGCCTATGAAGGTGATTTGGGAGGAGATGGTGACGAGAGGTATGTTAACCTCTAAAATGAGAGAAGAGAAACAAGGAACTATGGTGAGTTCCATGAGAAAGAAGGTCATGAAGTTCAAGATTGTGAAAAATTCAAAGCCTTGGTGCAGGGCTTTATGGACAACAAAGAGCTACAAATTCTTGAAGGTAGCTCTTGCGAAAAACAA TGTGACAGTGCCGGAGGAGGAGAATATAGCCAGTACGTCTAAAGATGTACAAGTTGAGGGTTCCCACACACAGAGTGGGAAGCGGTATGATACGGTGAGCGTCAGAGAGGAGCCCACAAAATCAAAGAATGTTAGTGCGGAGAAGGAGAAAGTGGTTGAATTACCTGTTAAGGATCCAGTAAAAGATGTGGAGGCTAAGGAATTTCTGAAGTTCCTTAACCATAGCGAGTATAGTATGGTTAAGCAGTTGCGTAGGCAGCCGGCTCGCATATCAGTATTGGTtctacttctgagttctgaggtgcatcggAATGCATTGCTAAGGGTGCTCAACGAAACctatgtcacccatgacatatctGTTAACAAGATGGACCGGTTGGTGAATAAC GGGGTAGGGGGCAGGGGGTCAACAAAGGCCTTGCACATCACCACTCGATGCAAGGGGTACACACTCCCAAGCGTGTTCGTCGATAATGGATCGGCTTTGAATGTTCTACTGTTGTCTACATTGAACATATTACCCATTGACGgttctcacatgaagacatgtcaaaatgtggtaagagccttcgatGGTACAGAAAGGAAGGTGATAGGAAGGATTGACATCCCTTTGGAAATTGGGCTGAGTATATACGAAGTAGAcatcttggtgatggatatcaagccctcctacaatGGCTTATtagggaggccatggatacacttAGCGGGAGCGGTGCCTTCATTattgcaccaaaaattaaagttagtgacgAATAGACGGTTAGTAACCATCAATAcagaggaggacattatagccaCAGTCACTAGaaaggccccttatgtcgagaCAAACAAAGAGTTTATTGAgtgttcctttcgctctttagAATTTGTGAATGCAACCTTCATTTCAGAAGGGAGTGAGCCACCGGTGCCAAAGATAGCAAGAGCCATGAGGATTGCTCTACAAATGATGGTGGGAAAGGGAGCCTTACCAGGAAGAGGGTTAGAAAAATACCTACAAGGAGGGACTCAAATCCCAGAACTGAAAGAGAAGAAAGATCGCTCTGGTCTAGGCTTTAAGCCAGACTATAAGAAAAGTAGGAAGGAAGTTGAGAAGCGCCAAGAGGGAAGAAGGACGCGCCTTAATGGAAAAGAAGTGGAGTGGGAGCCGATGACATTCCCTCCAATATCCCAAGCCTTTATATCAGGAGGGTTACTTATAGAAGAAAGTCATCAGATTAACGCCATACATGATGACGAATTGGACCAAGGAAACCTttag